GAGGGCTGGAGGGCAATCGCGTGTTGCTGCTGGTTGATGGCGTGCGCATGCCACGGGAGTTGGTCAGCGGCGTTTTCGGCTCGGCCGCGTTCGGGCGCGACTACTACGACATGGGGCTCATCGATCGGGTGGAGATCCAGCGCGGGGCTGCGTCCGCGTTATACGGTTCGGACGGTTTGGCGGGCATCGTCGCGATGCAGACCATCCAGCCTCAAGCGCTGTTGCAGCCTGGGGCGACGTTGGGCGGGCGGGCGGTGATGGCTTACGACGAAGAAGATCGGCATCGTCGGCTGGGCTTGACCGTCGCCGGGCGCGCCAGCGAGGCGTGGTCGTGGCTGGGGGCGGTGCAGCTGGGGCGCGCGCGCGAGCTCGACAATCAGGGCACGGTGGACGCCCCCAACAGCACCCGAACGCGTCCCAACCCTGAGCGCATGGAACAGTCAGCGGTATTGGCCAAGGCCGTCTGGCAGCCCGATGCGCGGCAGCGGCAGCAGTTCACCGTGGAGCACCTGGAGCGCGACGGGCGGGTGGAGGCGCTCAGTGGGCGGTCGGTCACTATCTCGAGTCCGCTGTCGGTGGCCGATTTGGACGGCACGCTCGATATGCGGCGCACCCGCTTTTCGTGGGACGGGCGCTGGCGCGTAGACGCCGCCTGGGCCGACGAAATGCAGGTACTGCTGGCGTGGCAGCAGGCAAGGGCACAAGAGTCGGCAATCGAATTTCGTCCGCTGCAGCCCGCTGCGACGCAAGAGCGCGAGCGCACGGTACGGTATGGCGAAAACCTCTGGCAAGCGTCCTGGCAGGCGCAGCGCAGCGTATCGTTGGGCAAGGATTGGGGTGTGCGCACGGTATATGGCCTGGATTTGACCCGCACCGAGTTGGATAACCTGGTGACGGGGCGGGTGCCGCCGTCGTACGAGCGTTATCCGCTCAAGCGCTTCCCGGACACGGTGGAGCGCAACACGGCGCTGTTCGTGCAGACCGAGTGGGCCAGCGAGGCCTTCAGTGTGATACCGGCGCTGCGTTGGGATCGCGTGGAGCTGGACGCGCGGCGCGATGCCTTGTATCCGCGCGATCCGGCGTCGCTGCGCGACGACGCACTCTCGCCCAAGCTGGGGATGATTTGGCGCTACGCGCCGGGTGCCCAACTGTACGCCAACTGGGCTGCCGGGTTTCGGGCACCCGGGGCGCTGCAGTTGAACAACTTTTTCGAAAATCTGGCGGGGGCGGGGTTTGCCTATCGAACGATTCCCAACCCCAACCTCAAGCCCGAGACCAGTCACACCCTGGAGTTGGGTTGGCGGCGACAGGGCGACACGTGGCAGACCGAGGCGGTGGTTTTTCGAGGGCGCTACCGCGACTTTATCGAGGATTTGGTGCCCGTGTCGGGCGTGGGTACGGCGAGCGATCCGATCACGTACCAAGCGGTCAACCGCGACCGCGTGACGTTGCGGGGCGTCGAGTTCAAGGTGCGTTGGTCCATCACGCCCCTAACGACATTGCGCGTGGCTTATGGGCTGACAAAAGGAACCGTGGACACGACGGGGCGGCCGCTCAACTCTGTCAATCCGCCGGAGCTCGTGGTTGGGGTGGAGCATCGATTGAATGAGGCGTGGACACTGGGCGCAACGGCGCGCCACGTGTGGGCCAAACGCGCGTCGGATGTCGACGCCAGCGGTTTGAGTGGTGGCCCGTTCTTGCCGCCGAGCTTTACGACGCTCGATGTGCGGGCGCGCTGGCGCATCGATCGGGATTGGCAGTTGAGTGCGACGGTGCGCAATGTTGCCGATCGGAAATATTGGGAGTGGACGAACGTGCGTGGGTTGTCGGCGACGTTGCCGGTCATCGATGCTTACAGCGCGCCGGGCAGAGCGGTGTCGGTGGCGCTGACACGCACCTTCTGAAGTGTGGTTACAAACCCGGAGGTTGATCATGGAACGACAAGAGCTGGAAGCTGTACGCGCCGAAGCACAACGGGTGCGCGCTGTAATGGCACAAGCGCGCACGCGTGGACAGCGCCAACGGGAAGCGGCGATCGCTGCGGCAACCAGTGAGGGGGCGGCGTTGGCGGCACACACGCCGGCGCTTTGGCCCGATCGGCGTGCGACGGATACCGGCCCTTACGTCCAGCCACTGCGGCCGGACTGGCTGGCGTTGTTGCGAGCGCTGCAACCCTGTGGGCCATTGATGGCACTGACACGCAACGACAGCGTGGTCCACGAAAAAGTGGGGGTGTACGAAAATCTTTCCGCCGAAGGGGGCGTCGGCTTGGCGCTGGGGCGCGATATCGATTTGCGCTTATTTTTCCAGCATTGGCAGGCGGGGTTTGCGGTTTCCGATGCGCCGGGGGAGGTGCCGCGCAGCATTCAAATTTTTGACGACACGGGGCAAGCCGTGCACAAGATATTTGTGCGACCGAACTCCGATACGCGGGCTTGGCAATCGGCGCTGGCACCTTTTCTCGACGAGGGGCGCTTGCCATCGGTGTTTTTGGCGTCACGCGATGCAGATGACGACAGAGGGGAGTCCAGTTGCGATGCTGCGGAATTTTTGCACGCGTGGTCGCAGATGACCGATACCCACGAGTTTTTTGGTTTGCTCAAGCGTTTTGGTGTCAGTCGCTGGCAGGCGATGCAGTTGGCCCGGGGGCACTACACCGAAAGGAAAGCGCCCTCCGCAGTGGAGCGCTTGTTGCAAGCCGCGGCTTTCGAGGGGGAGCCGATAATGGTTTTTGTGGGCAACCGCGGTTGTATCCAGATTCACACCGGCCCCGTGCGGCGGGTGGAGACGCTGGATCTGCATGGGCAAACCTGGGTCAATGTGCTGGATGAAGGGTTCAATCTGCATCTGTTGCTCGACGATGTCGACAGTTGCTGGGTGGTGCGAAAACCTACCGTGGACGGTGAGGTGACCTCCCTTGAGGTTTATGACCGACGCGGTCGGTGTGTCGCCATGTTGTTTGGCGCGCGCAAGCCCGGACAGCCGGAGTCCGGTGCTTGGCGGGGTTTGTTGCGGGCGCTGGAAGAGGTGACGGCATGACCCCACGCGTGCTGTCGTGGCGGCGCCGGTCATGGCTCGGCGCAATGGCGGGCGGCGTGGCGGCAGCGTGGGGATGGCCGTCGTGGGCGCGGCCGACGCCGCTGCGCTTGGTCAGCGTGTCGGGTGCGTTGACCGAAGTGGTTTATGTGTTGGGTCAACAAGACAAGCTCGTGGGGGTGGACAGCACCAGCACCTACCCGGATGCGGCGCAGCGCCTGCCACGGGTGGGGTATATGCGCCAGCTCTCAGCCGAGGGAATTTTGTCGCTGCGGCCGACGGCATTGCTGGCCACGACGGAAGCGGGACCCGCAGCGGTGATACGTCAGTTACGGGATGCGGGGCTGCGCATGCACGTGGTGCCCGTCGAGTATACGTGGGAGGATGTGCGGCGCAAAATCGAAGTCGTCGGCGAGGCCACTCAGGCGCAATCGCAGGCCCGCTTTCTTTGGCAGCAGATCGCGTCCGCGCGCGACGAGCTGCAGCGGCGCGTCGCCGCAGTGTCGGCGCAATCGCCCCAAGCGATATTTGTGTTGGGGCATGGGGGCAGTCCCTTGGTGGCTGGGCGACAAACCGCGGGCGACGCGGTGTTGCGCTTGATGGGAGCGCGCAATCCCTTGCACGACCACTACGAGGGCTATCGGCCACTCAATGCCGAGGCGTTGGCGGGGTTGGCACTCGACGCCGTGGTGACCACGCGTGAGACCGTGCAGGCGCTCGGTGGCGAGGCGCAGTGGTGGGAGCGCCCCCATTGGCAGGCCGTGCTGCGCCGGGGAAAACGCCCGGTGCTGTGGTACGAAGATGCGCTGGCGCTGCTGGGTTTTGGTCCGCGGTTGCCCGCGGTGCTGCGCCGCGGGGCGAGGGCGCTGGGGACATGGCAGGGTTGACGGTGCGCGGGGGCGGCGCACGGCGATTGCCGGGTGCGCCGACGCTGACAGCCTTGGTGCTGGTGACGCTGCTGGCCGTTGGGTGGGCGGGGCGTCAAGGGGCCTTGGGCATTGGCTGGGAGGTGCTGTGGGAGGTTTCCGACCCCTCCTTGGCAGGTCCCGCTTGGGTTTTTTGGCACCTTCGTCTGCCACGAATGGCGCTGGCGCTGCTGGTCGGTGCGGGACTGGGTGTGGCCGGGGCGTTGATGCAGGGGCTGTTTCGCAATCCGTTGGCGGATCCGGGCGTGGTGGGTGTCAGCAGCGGTGCGGCGCTCGCCGCCGGTCTGACCATCGTTGTGTTGGCCAATGTTTGGCCCGAAGCACCGCGGTTACTGGGCAGCTGGACGCTGGTGCTCATGGCGTTCGTTGGCGGGCTGGTCACGACGGGGTGGGTGTACCGATTGGCTCAGAGCGAGCACGGCTTGCGCGTGGGGGTGATGCTGTTGGCGGGTATCGCCGTCAACGCGCTGGCCGGGGCGGGCATAGGTATGCTGGGGTATGTGGCCAACGATGAGCAGCTGCGCAACTACCAGTTGTGGATGCTGGGGAGTCTGGCCGGGGCGCGCTGGGCGTCGGTGGGTACCTTGGCCGCGGTGGTGTTGCCGTTGTGCGTGTGGTCGCTGGTGTGGGCGCGCCCGCTCAACGCGCTGGCACTGGGAGAGGCGCAAGCGGTTTTGTTGGGCGTGCCGGTCGAGCGCTTGAAGCGCACGGTCTTGTGGAGCACGGCGGCGCTGACAGGGGCGTGCACGGCCACCGTGGGGGCCGTGGGATTCATCGGTTTGGTGGCACCGCACATGGTGCGGATGTTGTTGGGGCCGGATCACCGCTGGGTCATCCCGGGCTCCGCCCTGATGGGAGGGTGTCTGGTGGTGCTGGCCGATGCAGCGGCGCGTACCTGGCTGGCCCCGGCGGAGATGCCGCTGGGGGTATTGACTGCGCTGATGGGGGGTCCCCTGTTCGTCGCTTTGTTGCGCCGCGCCCGCCATCTGGAGGGCGAGCGGTGAGCATGGGGGCATCCGAGGCGGCCGCTTCGCCGGCGGTGGGGGTGCGCGATGTCCGTGTGATGGCGGGCAAGCGCTGCCTGTTGACGGTGTCCGATTTGCAGCTGCAGCCTGGACGGTTGGTTGCGGTGCTGGGCCCCAACGGTGCGGGCAAATCCACCCTGCTGGGGGTGATGGGAGGGTGGATACGGTATCAGGGAACATGCCATTGGGAGGGGCGCGAGCTGTCGAGTTGGTCCGTGACCGAGTTGGCGCGTCGCCGAGCGGTCATGATGCAGCAAAGCACGGTCGCTTTTGACTTTACGGCCGAAGAGGTGGTGCGCTTGGGGCGCTATCCGCACCGACACTCACCGCACGCGGACGAGGATGCACTGGTTCTCGAGGCCATGCGCGCGGCCGACGTGGTGCATTTGCGTCAGACGGTGTTGGGCGTGCTCAGCGGCGGGGAGCGGGCCCGCGTGCACTGGGCGCGCGCGTGGGCACAGCTGGAGTGCCCGGGGTGGCCCCAGCGACGCCCCCAAGCGGCTGGGTGGCTGCTGCTGGATGAGCCGACGGCAGCGTTGGATCTGGCTCACCAGCACCGCCTGTTGGCGCTGCTGCGCCAAGCGTGCGAGGCGCACGGCTTGGGTGCCGTGGTGGTGTTGCACGACTTGAACTTGGCCCTGCGCTATGCGCACGAGGCGGTGCTCGTTTGTGATGGCACCGTTTGCAGTCACGGAGCCGTTCGGGATGTGTTGCAGCCACAGCGCATCGGCGCGGTGTGGCGGGTGCAGGCCCGCTGGCTCGATGACACGGCGACGGGCCTGCCCTATTTGGTCATTTGAGGTCTTCGACCAGTAACTGCATGATGCGTTGGGCGTCTGTGCTGGGCGCGCTTTGGCCTTGCGCGTCGAGCACGGTCACGCGGGTGCCGCCTTCTGCGGCTGCCACGCGAATACGGTAGCGGCTGGGGGCCGTCGGCGCAGGGCTGCTCTTGAACCAGCCGGTGATGCGCCCGAAGAAGCCGGGCTCCTTGCTCGCCGTGTTTTCGTCCGGCGGCACGTAGCGCACGAAGTAGGTGCCCTCGGCGCGGTTGCGGTCCTCGACGGTGAAGCCGCTGCGGTCCAGCGCGAGGCCGACGCGGCGCCACGCGCGGTCGAAGTTCTCGTCGATGACGACCGTGGGTTGGCCGTTGACGGTTTCCAGCCGCGCCACGGCCGGTCGCACGCCGGCCGCGATCGCGGCTTTGGACTGTTCCTCACTGACGCCGAGCTTGACCATCAGGCGGCGCAGGAACTCGGCCTCCAGCTCGGGGTCGGCCGGGCGCGGCTGCCAGACGGTGTTGTCCTTGCGTTCGGTCGAGTAGACCTCGACCATGCCGCGGTGGCTGATGAAGATGTCGCTACCGCCATTGGCGTTGCGCTCGACGCGGGTGCGGAACTTGTCGCGCTCACCCGTGGAGTAAAGGTTGTCGAACAGCTTGCCGATGGTGGCGCGGATGATGTCCTGCGGGATCTTGGCGCGGTTCTCGGCCCAGTCGGTTTCCATCAGCCCGAGCTGCGGTTGGTCGAGCGTGAGCAGAAACCCGTTTTCCTGCCAGAAGTCGCGCAGCGCCGGCCACAGCGCGTCGGGCGTGCGGTCGACGACCAGCCAGCGCTGGTTGCCGGCGCGCTCGATGCGCACGTCGCCGATCTGGCTGGGGGCGGCCGTGCCGGTGGGGCGCGCGGCCGCGCTCGCCTGGTAGCCGGATGCGGTCACGGTCGTGCCCGGCAGCACGTAGCGCGAGTCGCGCGCGAGCTGCGTCAGGTCCGGCGGCACCTCCAGGCTGTTGACCTGCTTGGCGCTCTTGTAGTCGATGCGGGTTTCCTCGAGCACCGAGCAGCCGCTGGCGAGCAGGGCGGCCAGGGCGAGCGGGGCCAGACGGGTGGGAGCCGGAAAGCGAAGGCGTCGGGTGGCGGGCATGGTGATCCTCGGGTGATCGGGGGTGCGCGCGCGGGATGGGTTCATCACAGCAGGCCGGCGGCGCGCAGGGCCGCTTCCACCGCGCCGTGGTGAGCGGGGGACAGCGGCGTCATCGGCAGGCGCAGCGTCGGGCCGCACAGGCCCAGGCGGGCCATGGCCCACTTGACGGGAATGGGGTTGGCCTCGACGAAGAGCTGCTTGTGCAGCGGCATCAACTGCATCTGGATGCGCATCGCGGTGCGCGCGTCGCCCGCGATGGCCGCCGCGCACAGCTCGTGCATCAGGCGCGGCGCGACGTTGGCGGTGACGCTGACGTTGCCCTGGCCGCCGCACAGCATCAACGCGACGGCCGTCGCATCATCACCGGAGTACACGGCAAAGTGCGCAGGCTTTTCGCGAATGAGCCACTGGGCGCGCTCAATGTTGCCGGTGGCCTCCTTGATGCCGACGATGCCCGGGATTTCGGCCAGACGCAACACGGTTTCGGGCAGCAAATCGGCGACGGTGCGGCCGGGCACGTTGTAGAGGATGATCGGCAGGTCACCGGTCGCCTCGGCGATGGCCTTGAAGTGCCGGTACAGCCCTTCCTGCGTCGGTTTGTTGTAGTAGGGCACGACCTGCAACTGGCAGTCGGCACCGACCTTGCGGGCAAATTCGGCCAGTGCGATGGCTTCGCGTGTCGAATTGCCGCCGCAGCCGGCCATGATGGGGCGGCGGCCCGCGGCTCTTTCCACGGCCACGCGAATGATCTCGCAGTGTTCTTCGACAGTGACAGTGGGCGACTCGCCGGTCGTGCCGACCACGCCGATGCAGTCGGTGCCTTGTTCGATGTGCCAGTCGATCAGTTTGCGCAGCGTGTCGTAATCGACGCTGCCGTCCTCGTGCATCGGGGTGACGAGGGCGACGATACTGCCGGTGATGGGCTTCATGGGATGTGTTCGGGCCGAGTGAATCGTGCAGCGGGCATTCTAACCACGCGCGTGCCGCCCCGCGCCACGCGCGATGGATGGCGCGGCGCGCTACAGCGGGTAGCGCGGCGGGGCGAGGGGATCGTGGGGCAGCTCCCGCACCGCGGCGATGCGCTGCACGAAGCGCGCCGGGGCGTCGAGGAACCCGTCCTCGTACGCGACGACGCGCAGCCCTTCGCAGGCGCGCAGCAGCTCGCCCGGGGCGAGCAGGAAGTCCGCCCGGGCCGGGCGCCCCACCGTCTCGTTACCCTGGGCGAAGGTCTCGTACAGCAGCACGCCGCCCGGGGCGACCGACGCGACGAGCGTGGGCAGCAGCGGCCGCCACAGGTAGTTCGTCACAACCACGACGTCGAAGCGTTTTCCGGGTAGCGGCCACGGGCCGTTTTCGATATCGGCCTCGATGGGCGTCAGGTGGGGATGCGCGGCGGGCAGCGCGGCGAGCGCCTGCGCGTCGCGGTCCACGGCGGTGACCTGATACCCCTGCGCGAGCAGCCAGCGCACGTGCCGGCCGCGGCCGCAGGCGACGTCCAGCGCGCGGCGCGGGCGGCCGTCGGAGGGGTCCAGCGTCCGCATCAGCGGCGCAAAACGCGTGATCCACGGCGAGGGCGGCAGGTCGGCGCAGGACATGGCGGGATGAAGCGTGCGGAGGCGGTGGGGGAGGGCGTGGGGGGCGCAAGGGATGGTGAGCCGTCAGAAACAGCTCCAGAGCTGATCGGCGAGCGTGCGCAGGAAATCCGCGCGCCCGTAGCTCGCGAACACGGCCGCGCACAGGCCGATCGCCACCCCCCACGCGAGCGCGCGCCACAGCGACGCACGCGGGCGTGCGGCGGGCGATCCGCGATCGGGGCTGGGGGTGGGGCGGTCGGGCGGGAGCATGGGGCGCAACCGGCTCAGGCAGGCGTTTCAGGCGGCGCTGGCACCTGCTGCGCGCACGGGGCCGCGGCGGATCGGCGACTCGACGATCGGCCAGTTGACGACCGCGGCGAAGACGCCGAGCGCGATGGACATCCACCACACGATGTCGTAGCTGCCGGTACGGTCGTAGAGCCAGCCGCCCAGCCACACACCGAGGAAGCTGCCGACCTGGTGGCTGAAAAAGACGAAGCCGCCCAGCATCGACAGGTGCGCAACGCCAAAGATCTGCGCGACGATCGCGTTGGTCGGCGGCACGGTGGACAGCCACAGCAGCCCCATCGCCGCGGCGAACAGGGACACGCTCCACGGCGTCAGCGGCGCGGCGAGGAACAGTGTGATGGCCACCGAGCGCAGCAGGTAGATGGCGGCAAGGATCTTGCGCTTCGCGAGGCGCTGGCCGAGTGCGCCGGCGGCGTAGGTGCCGAAGACGTTGAACAGCCCGATCAACGCCAGCGCCGTGCTCGCGACCTGGGGCGAGAGCCCCTGGTCCTTGAGGTAGCTGGGCATGTGCACGCCGATGAACACCACCTGGAAGCCGCAGACGAAATAGCCCGCCATCAGCAGCTGGAAGCTGCGGTGGCCGAACGCCTCGCGCATCGCCTGCGCGATGGTCTGCTCGCGCACGGCCGCGGGCGAGCCGCCCGTGAAATCGGGCTCGCGCAGCCCCCACGCCAGCGGCCCGATCAGCAGCACCGCACCGGCGAGTACGAGCAGCGCCTGCTGCCAGCCTAGCGCGGCGATCAGCCAGCCCTCCACCGGTACCATCAGGAACTGCCCGAACGAGCCAGCCGCCGCCGCCAGCCCCATCGCCCACGAGCGGCGCTCGGCCGGGATCTGGCGGCCGATGACACCGTAGATGATCGCGTAGGTGGTGCCGGCCTGGGCAGCGCCAATCAGCACCCCGGTCGTCAGCGCAAACAGCAGCGGCGCGGTCGCCAGCGCCATGCCCGCCAGCCCCAGTGCGTACAGCACCGCGCCGCCGAGCAGCACGCGGTACGGGCCGAAGCGGTCGGCCAGCATCCCCGCGAAGATGCCAAACGCCCCCCACGCGAGGTTTTGCACCGCCATCGCGAAGGCGAAGGTCTCGCGTGTCCACCCCTGCGCCTGGGTGATGGGTTGCAACCACAGGCCAAAGCCGTGGCGGATGCCCATCGAGAGGGTGACGATCAGCGCGCCGCACAGCAGCACCTGGGCGGCGGAAAGACGGCGGGTGTCGGCCATGGCCTGAACTGTAGCGGAAGCCGCCGCGCGGCGCAGCCGCCAACGGCGCGGTGATGCGGCGCGGATGGCGAACGAATTGCAGCCTGGATGTCAGCTACCGGGGCCAAGTCCTTGCTGGAATGGGGGTATTCGCGGTTTTCCCATGCCGCTGTGGATAACTTTGTGGGAAACCCGTGGTCACGCCGTGCAAAGCCCGATCCCACAAGGGTTTGAACAAAATGCCCAAATTTTCAGCAGGCATAAAACATTTGAAAAAACAAATGGATGCGACTATTTTCCGAGTGCGCTTCGGTGCGAACGAGAGAGGCGCCGGCGTTGCGGATCGATGGGCGGCACCGGCGCGGCGTGTGCACAACCACGGACCGTGCCGCCTGTCAAGCCCCGCAACAGCCCCATAACCGCCCCGGTAACGGCCCCCGCCGCAGCACCCGGACCGCCCCGCGCGCGGGGCGGCGTGGTCCGTACAATCCGCCGCCATGTCCGTATCCGCCACCGAGTCCACCGCGTCCACCGGCTACGCCGAGAGTGCCATCCGGGTGCTCAAGGGACTGGAGCCCGTGCGCCAGCGGCCGGGCATGTACACCCGCACCGATTCGCCGCTGCACATCGTGCAGGAGGTGATCGACAACGCCGCCGACGAGGCCCTCGCAGGGCATGCCCGGCGCATCCGCGTGACGCGCCATGCGGACGGATCGGTCAGCGTCGAGGACGACGGCCGCGGCATCCCGCACGGGCTGCATCCCGAGGAGCAGGCCCCGGTGCTGGAGCTGGTCTTCACCCGCTTGCACGCCGGGGGCAAGTTCGACAAGGGCAAGGGCGGCGCCTACAGCTTCTCCGGTGGGCTGCACGGGGTCGGCGTGAGCGTGACCAACGCGCTGGCCAGCCGCCTGGAGGTCGAGAGCCACCGCGACGGGCATGTGGCGCGCATCGCGTTCGCGGACGGCGAGGTGGCCGAGCCGCTGACACGCCGGCCGCTGCAACCCGGCGAGCGGCGCCAAGGGACGACCGTGCGCGTGTGGCCCGACGCGCGCTATTTCGACAGCGTCGAGCTGCCGATGGCGGAGCTGACGCACCTGCTGCGCAGCAAGGCGGTGCTACTGCCCGGCGTGACGGTGACGCTCACCGACGAAAAGACCCGGCAGACGCAGAGCTGGCAGTTCAAGGGCGGGCTGCGCGACTACCTGCAGCAGACGCTCGCGGCCGAGCCGCTGATCCCGCTCTTCGAGGGCGAGGGGTACGCGCCCGCGGGGGACGACAGCTTTGCCGAGGGCGAGGGCGCGGCGTGGGTCGTTGCCTTCACCGAGGACGGACCGCTGTTGCGCGAGAGCTACGTCAACCTGATCCCCACGCCCGCGGGCGGCACGCACGACAGCGGGCTGCGTGAGGGGCTCTTTCAGGCGGTGCGCAGCTTCATCGAGCTGCACGCGCTGCTGCCCAAGGGGGTCAAGCTGCTGCCGGAGGACGTGTTCGCGCGGGCGAGCTATGTGCTGTCGGCCAAGGTGCTCGATCCGCAGTTCCAGGGGCAGATCAAGGAGCGGCTCAATTCGCGCGACGCGCTGCGGCTGGTGGC
This region of Tepidimonas taiwanensis genomic DNA includes:
- a CDS encoding DNA topoisomerase IV subunit B; translation: MSVSATESTASTGYAESAIRVLKGLEPVRQRPGMYTRTDSPLHIVQEVIDNAADEALAGHARRIRVTRHADGSVSVEDDGRGIPHGLHPEEQAPVLELVFTRLHAGGKFDKGKGGAYSFSGGLHGVGVSVTNALASRLEVESHRDGHVARIAFADGEVAEPLTRRPLQPGERRQGTTVRVWPDARYFDSVELPMAELTHLLRSKAVLLPGVTVTLTDEKTRQTQSWQFKGGLRDYLQQTLAAEPLIPLFEGEGYAPAGDDSFAEGEGAAWVVAFTEDGPLLRESYVNLIPTPAGGTHDSGLREGLFQAVRSFIELHALLPKGVKLLPEDVFARASYVLSAKVLDPQFQGQIKERLNSRDALRLVASFVRPALELWLHQHVEHGKRLAELVIRTAQSRQKAAQKVEKRKSSGVAVLPGKLTDCESRDLARNELFLVEGDSAGGSAKMGRDKTFQAVLPLRGKILNTWEVEPQRLFANQEVHDIAVAIGVDPHRRGDAVDLSGLRYGKICILSDADVDGAHIQVLLLTLFFRHFPALIEAGHVFVARPPLYRVDVPARGKKPAGKFYALDDGELTAILDKCAQDGVPREKCQISRFKGLGEMSAEQLWDTTLNPDTRRLLPVTLGDGDAAATVRCFDQLMGKGEAAARRELLERYGDAVDVDV